The Desulfovibrio aminophilus genome contains the following window.
GCGCGCATGCCCTATCCGCCCGGCCTGACCCCGGACTCTCCCGATTTCCCGCAGTTTCTCGGCGGCTGCCTGAGCCGCATGAACGGCGGCCTGGCCCAGGCCGAGATCTGGGCCCTCATCCGCGGCAGCGACTTCGACCTCATCCCCGTGCTCATCCCCAAGGTGCCTCCGCGCCGGGTGGAGGAGAGCGCCTACTGGAAACTGCAGAAGGAACGCAAGTTCTCCGACGAGGACTCGGTGCTCGACCTGCGCGTCCAGGGGCCGGTGAGCGACAAGGGCGTGGACAAGATCGAGGTCCTGGCCTGCCTGGCCCGCCGGGAGGACGTGGATGCGGTCGCGCGGCTCTTCTCCCGCGCCGGAGTGCAGTTGGCCGGAATGACCGCCATCCCCGGGGTGCAGCTCAACGCCCTGCGCCGCTCGACGGACTCCTCGGACGGCATCGCCGCGATCCTGCACATGGACGCTGGTTTTTCCTGCATCACCATCAGCGAGGGCCGCAAGCTCCTCTTCTGCCGGACCATCAAGTCCGGGGCCAACAGCATGGCCGAAGCTCTGATGGAGTCCATGACCGACGCCGTTCAGGTCCAGTCCCTGGACCTGGCCGCGGCCCGCAGGCTGGTGTCGGCCAAGCTTCTCGGGCAGGAGTGCGCCGACGCCTCCTCCGGGACGGACCCCGAGGCGGTCTTCCAGGTCGTGGAGCCCGCCCTGGGCCGCCTGGCGCGCCAGGTGGAGCGCACCCTGGACTATTTCTTCGCCAACTTCGGCCAGCGCGTGGACCGGCTGGTCTTTTCCGGCGAGCTCTTCGCCTGCGCCCAGGTGCGCAACTTCATGGCCGGCCAGCTGGGCCTGCGCGAGGAGACCTTCGACCCCCTGCTTCACCGGGGCGACCTGGCCCGCTGGGGACTGGCGGAGGAGCCGGACCGCCTGGACATGGCCCTGGCCGGGGCCCTGACCATGTCCGACGACGCCTTCACGCTCAACCTGCACCGCAACTACCGGGGCCGCGCCGAGGCGCGTCGCCGCGCCCGGCTCAACGACATGGTGGCCGCCGCCGCGGCCCTGCTCATCGTCCTGGTGGGCGGGCTGTATTTCGTCGAGCAGGCCCAGGTGCGCGGACGGGAGGCCGAGCTTCGGCGCATGGAGCAGACCCTGGCCCGCTTCCAGCCGCCGCTGGAGGCCCCGGCCCTGCTCAAGCTGGCCGGGGAGGTCGGGGTGCTGCGGCGCGACCTCAAGGACGCCGGGGAGCGCCTGGAGACCTTGGCCGTGCTGGCCGAGCTGTCCACCATCCTGCCGCCCAACGTGAAGGTCCTCAACCTGACCCTGGATTTCGGCAAGGCCGCGGCGCTGGCCCCGGCGGGTCAGCCCGCCCAGGGGGCGGCGGCCAAGAGCGCCTCCACCCGGCTCATGGTGGTGGACGCCATGATCCTGGGCGATCCCGGCGAGTTCGACACCACCCTGTCGCGCTTCCTCATCGAACTGGACGCCTCGCCCCTGTTCGGGGCCCCGGTGATCCACTCCAACTCGGTCCAGGACTTCGTTCCCGAGGGCAAGGTCATGCACGTGGTCCTGCACATCGGGCTGGCGTAGGGGGCGGCGGTGGACGTGCGGCTCAAACCCGAGGACACCCGGCTCCTGATCAAGGCGCTCATCGCGCTGGCGCTCACCGGGGTGGTGGCCGCCGTTCTGGTTCTCCCGTCGCGCTCGCGGCTGAAGGCGCTGGACGAGGCGATCGCCGGAGTCCAGGGGAAGATCTCCAGCCAGGAGGCCTTCGCGCCGGTGTTCGCGGACCTGCGCCGGGCCGCCGACCGGGAGGCGGGCGCGAGCTTCGGTTTTCCGGCCCGCGCGCCCCTGGACCGGCAGCATCTCCAGGAACTGCCGGGCATGGTGCAGGACAAGGCGCAGGCCGCCGGTTTGGGCGTGCTGGAGATGAATCTGGATGTGAACTCGGTGCTCATGGACCGTTCCCGGGTCATGCTCCAGGGAGTCTTTTCCGGGCAATTGGCGCAGTTCCGCCTGTTCTATCTGGAGCTGCAGAGCCTGCCGAGCCTCAACCGGGTGGAGCGGGTGGAGATCCGGGCCGTGCCCGAGGGATTGGAATTCTTCGTTCAGATGCGTTTCGCCCTGACGTGAGAAAAGGTGTTGGTGCGTGTTGCAGAAACGGCAGGCCATACTGGTGGGGCTCATGATCCTGGCCTTGTGCTACGCGGCGTTCGACCTGCTTTCCGGCAAGTCCGGGACGCCCGCCCCCGGCCGCCCGGGTGTCGAGGACGCGCGCCAGGAGGCCGCCCGGACCGTACAGGCGGCGCGGCAGATGCTGGAAAAGACGCCCATGAGCGAGGTGGAGCAGTACCGTGTGGACTTGCTGCGCCGGGAGCCGGCGCCGTCTCCGTTCTACGTCTCGGACGGAGAATTCTATTTTCCCGGCTCCTCCGGGGTGGCCGAGGGTGACGGCTTGAGCTACAAGGGGTTCGTGCGCGCGGGCGACCGTCTGCTGGCGGTGATCAGCGGCGTGGAATACGCCGTGGGCGAGGAGATCGAAGGCACGGGATTCGTGTTGTCGAGCATCCAGCCGAGCTACGTCGAGCTCGTGCGCAAGGACGGCAACGGCCGCGTGGGCGCGCGCAAGCTGCCCCTGGTGGAGGACCCCGTCAAAACCGTGGACGTGAAGGTGGGCAGGTAGGGCATGGGCATTTTCATCCGACATCGCGTGTTCCGAGCCGCCGCGCTGCTTCTCTGCCTGATCCCGCTGTCGTGCGCCGAGAAGAAGGCCCCGGAGACCGACCCGGGCATCGACAAGTACAAGGTCATGGCCGAGCAGTCCCAGGGCCATTCCGTGCCCAAGTCCGCGAGCGTGGACCCGGACCGCCGCGAGGTGGTCCACCAGCAGAAGATAGTGGCCCGGCCCACCGAGGAGACCGAGCGCCCCCTGCCGTCGATCAAGGTCTCGCTGCGCATGCACAACGCCGACGTGGTGGCCGTGATCCAGGCCCTGGCCCGGGCCGCGCGCCAGAGCATCGTGGTCAGCCCCAAGGTCGAGGGCGCGGTCAGCGTGAACATCCAGGACATGCCCTGGGACCAGGTCTTCCGGGGCGTGCTGCGCTCCAACAAGCTGGCCTTCGCCTGGGAGGGCGACATCATCCGGGTCATGACCCTGGAGGACATGGAGTCCGACCTCCAGTTCGACGTGCTGCGCAAGAAGCGCCTCACCGAGCGCCTGTCCATGGAGAAGACCTCGCCCCTGACCACCAGCGTGATCAAGGTCAAGTTCGCGGACGTGAAGAGTCTCAAGGAGAGCCTGGAGAAATTCCTGACCAAGGACCCCGAGGGCAAGGTGCTCGGCTCCATCGACGTGGACGCCAACACCAACTCGGTCATCGTCCAGACCATCGCCACGGACCAGGACAAGTTCCTCCGGCTGGTGGAGAACCTGGACCGGCCGCGTTCCCAGATCAAGCTGCGGGCGCACATCGTGGAGACCACCCAGGACACCGCCCGGGCCCTGGGCGTGCAGTGGGGCGGTTCCTATGCCGGCAACGTGAGCAACGGCAACAAGGCCTGGATCGTCCCGGGCGGCTCGAACACCTCGGCCACGGACCCGCAGAAGGGCGGAAGCAAGTACAACCTGGGCACGGGTATGTCCGGCCTGGGCTACGGCCTGGACTTCACGCCGAGCATCTATCCGAAGCAGGGCGGCACCGGCGCCACGGCCCTGGGCCTCATGTTCGGCAAGATCGGCGGCAATATCCTGGAGCTCCAGCTCAAGGCCCTGCAGGACGAGGGCAAGCTGAACATCATCTCCAGCCCATCGATCACCACCCTGGACAACCAGAAGGCCTACACCGAGAGCGGCGAACGCGTGCCCTACCAGACCATCGAGGGCACGGGCACGGACCAGACCACCTCCGTGGAGTTCCAGGACGTGGTCCTTCGCCTGGAGATCACCCCGCACATCATCGACACGAATTTCCTCAAGCTGGCCGTGCTCATCAAGAAGGACGAGGTGGACTCCTCCCGCAACGTGGACGGCAATCCGTACATCATCAAGAAGCAGACCGAGACCACGCTCATCGCCCGCGACGGCGAGACCGTGGTCATCTCCGGCCTGACCAAGCAGCGCACGTCCAAGACCAGCGCGGGCGTGCCCGGCCTGAAGAACGCGCCCGGCGTGGGCTGGCTCTTCGGCAGCAAGGAGAACACCGAGACCCTGGACGAGTACCTCATCTTCATCACCCCCGAGGTGCTGGCCG
Protein-coding sequences here:
- the pilQ gene encoding type IV pilus secretin PilQ, which gives rise to MFRAAALLLCLIPLSCAEKKAPETDPGIDKYKVMAEQSQGHSVPKSASVDPDRREVVHQQKIVARPTEETERPLPSIKVSLRMHNADVVAVIQALARAARQSIVVSPKVEGAVSVNIQDMPWDQVFRGVLRSNKLAFAWEGDIIRVMTLEDMESDLQFDVLRKKRLTERLSMEKTSPLTTSVIKVKFADVKSLKESLEKFLTKDPEGKVLGSIDVDANTNSVIVQTIATDQDKFLRLVENLDRPRSQIKLRAHIVETTQDTARALGVQWGGSYAGNVSNGNKAWIVPGGSNTSATDPQKGGSKYNLGTGMSGLGYGLDFTPSIYPKQGGTGATALGLMFGKIGGNILELQLKALQDEGKLNIISSPSITTLDNQKAYTESGERVPYQTIEGTGTDQTTSVEFQDVVLRLEITPHIIDTNFLKLAVLIKKDEVDSSRNVDGNPYIIKKQTETTLIARDGETVVISGLTKQRTSKTSAGVPGLKNAPGVGWLFGSKENTETLDEYLIFITPEVLAEWRPGEVQKTFSEIERELEDKRRREAAEAENPSGARPAEVRQ